The DNA region AGCTGCGCGGCGCGTGCAGTCAGCAAATCCGGATCGGCGATGACGGTGATCGCGCCCGGATGCTCGCGTTGCGCGATGCGGACAATTAAATCCGGTCCGATCCCAGCGGGCTCGCCGGCGGTGATGACAATCCGGGGGCAAGGACGTGCAATCATTGATAGCAGCTAAATCGCCGTACTATCGCTCGCTCAGAGCTTGTGAAGAAATCGTCGCAGCAGATTTTTTTCACAAGCTCTCACTCGCGGAAACGATACTCGACATAGGCCTCGTCACGCAGGCGGCGTAACCAGGCTTGGCCGGTTTCTTCGATCTTCCTCTGCCGGATCGCATCGCGGGCCTTACCTCGCAGCGCCTCGCGCGTATTGTCGTGGTCGCGGCGTTGCAGGACCTGCACGATGTGCCACCCGAACTCGGTCTCGAAGGGATCGCTGATCCCGTCGGGGCTTAACAGGTCCATGACTTCGTCGAACTTAGGCGCCAGATCGCCCGGACTGACCCACCCCAGGTCGCCGCCCTTGGCCGCGGTAGCTTTGTCTTCCGAATGCGATCGGGCCAGATCATCGAAATCGTCCCCGGCGTCGATACGTTCCTTAAGCTTATGGAGGCGTTCCAGCACATCGTCGCTCGACATCAGTTCGCTAGGCTTGATCAGGATGTGCCGGGCGCGCGTTTGTTTGACGGTCATCTCTTCCCCGCTCCGGACCCCCAGCACCTTAATGATATGGTAGCCGCTGGGGCTGCCGATCACGTCACTGACCTCGCCCTCGCGCAGCGAGGTGACGGCTTCCGAAAACACCGTAGGCACTTCCCCGGCTTTGCGCCAACCGAGATCGCCGCTATCGAGGGCCTGCGGGTCGCCGGAATTCTTCGCCGCCATGCGCAGGAAATCTTCGCCCGCGCGCACGCGCCGCAGGAGCTTCTCCGCCTTTTTGCGCGCCTTCTCCGCGTCCTCCTCGGACGCAGCCTCCGGTGTAGCAACCAGAATATGCGCGAGACGATATTCCATCTCGATCGTATCTTGTTGCACTTGCGTGGCGAGATAGTTGTCTATTTCCCGGTCCGAGACATGCACCAGGTTCGACACCTCGCGCTGGCGCAAGCGGCTGATGATGATCTCATGCCGGACATCCTCCCGAAATTGCGCAAAGTCATAACCGTCGCGCTCCACCGCTTCGCGAAAGCGCGCCAGCGGCATGCCGTTTTCCGAAGCGATATTGCTCACCGCACGGTTCAGGGTATCGTCGTCCACTTTCAAGCCGGTCTGCGCGGCAAGCTGCAACTGAATCTTCATGACGATGAGGCGCTCCAGTACCTGACGGCGCAGGGCGGCGTCAGGCGGAGCATCGGCGCGTTGTTGCTGCAATTCCGCTTTCACGCGCTCGAACATACGATTGATCTCGCTTGCCATGACAATGTCGTCATTCACCACGGCGATGATCGCATCGAGCGGTTCGGCGGCGGCTGCCGCGCAAGCGCTATAAGCCAGGAGAAAGGCGGCGAAGCAGCCCTGTCTTAAGCATTGCAGGAGCGGGTTTAAGTTTCCACTTGCGGTCTTGTACATGCGTCCATCACAAGTATTCAACACCCCGGCGCGCGGCCTTAAAATTCGTCCTCGTAACCGGGAATGCTCCGTTCTAGATAACTGGTGGTGCTGCGTCCAAAGCCGGCCAGCCCCTTGAGCTCGATCTGAACGAAAAACGCGTTGTCGAACTCCCCCGTGTCGTCGCTCAAGAACCGCCGCGCTACCGCGCGCACGCCCCAGCAGCAACTCTCGTATTCAAACCCTCCGGCGGCCTCGAGGGTCTCCTCGGTATCCAAGGAATAGGTCCACTTACCGATGACGCTCCAATTCGGGTCCAACGGCCAAATAAACCCCAGATCGGTCTGTTCGATTTCTGTGAAGCGAACACCGCGGATACGGCGGCGGATGCGATAATCGGCGTTCACGATGGTGTCCGGATCGGGGCCATAGCGCAACCCGATGAGGCCTTTTTGGACAGTCGCGTCGTTGGGGTCCCAGTACAAATCCCCCCGCGCACTGAAACCATTGGGCAGCCGGGTCATGAGCCCCGCGACGATCTCCGACACCGGATCGGTATCGACTGTCTGGCCGGGCCCGGGCAAGGTGACGCGGCGATCCTCGAAATGAAAGATCTGACCCACGCTCGCGCGCAGATGTTCCCAGCCGGTATCGCGATTTATGATCCTGGAAGTAACCGCGACCACCGTTTGATTTGCGTCGCCGAGACGGTCGAGGCCGCTGAACCGGTTCTCGCGAAACAGTTGCCCGAAGGAAATGTCATATTCGGCGGTATCAAAAATAGGCAGATCATCCTGATCCTGCTCGGGGATGTATAGATAGAAGATCCGCGGTTCAATGGTTTGCACGGCCGGCAGCGCCGCGAAATCGAGGTCGCGTTCGAATACGAGCCCGCTATCCAGGCTCACGATCGGCAGGGTCCGGTTCGGGCGATTATCCGCCTCTGCGGTGTTTTCGAGGTAATACTGAGTATGTTCGAGGCTCACCCGAGGCACGAGAAATCCCCCCGCCGCGTGTACCGGGTAGCTGATGACAGGTTTTAGGTCGATACGGCTGCCGATGATCCCTTCATCGCGGTCAAAATACGTGGCTTCTCCGAAAAAGTCGAGGTTGATTTCCCGGTCGCCCGCGGGCAGGCGGGTGGAAAAAAAAATCTGCGGCAGCCGCTTGTAAGGCCGGTCCAATACATCAATGGTGGGATCGATCGTTTGAAACCCGTGCAAACGGCCGCGTAGATTGAAGTAATCGCCGCGGTAGCTGACGTCCGCGCGCTGTGGAAGATAGCGCGTGCTGGTGACCGCAAGATTGGTTCCGATGTCCTCGAAGTATTCCGAATCGGACACCCGGTTGAAGGTCAGAAAAGCGTGACCGCGCTGGCGCGCGAAATCTTGCTCATGGGTAAACGCAACCAGCGACCGGCTCTCGTCCTCGAACTCGGCGTCCGCGGGCAGATACTCAAAATCCAGCTCTCCCTCGCCGCTTTGCAGGAGGTAACGATATTGGCCCCCAAGCATGACGCCGCGGTTGGAAAGTATGCGGGGTTGGACGGTTGCATCGTGTTGGGGCGCGATGTTCCAATAGTAGGGGGTGCTTAGGTCGAAACCGCCGTCGGACGAGCTTCCCACCGTCGGCGGTAAGAAACCCGATTTGCGCTTGTCGCTAATCGGGAAAGTGATATACGGCAGATAGAATACCGGCGTCTCCCGCACCCGCAGCACCACGTGCTCAGCCTCGCCCCAATCCTCGGAATGATCCAGTTTCATGCGCTTAGCCGCGAGCTGCCAGTCCGGTGTCTTGCCGCTACAGGTGGTGTAATCGACGTCTTTAAGCTGTGTGACATTCTCCCGCGTATCGAGATTGATGATACGCGCGCCCCCGCGCCCGCGCCGTTGCAGCAATCGATACTCGCCATATTCAAGATGGGCGCGGTCGTTGTCGAGATCGAGGCGGCCGTATTTCCCCGACCAAAACAAGGCCGGATCCCAAAGGAGCAGATGACCTTCGGCCTCAATGACGGCCTGACCGCGCTCGTAAGTGAGGAGATCCGCAACCAACGCTTGCTGCTCGCGGACCAAGGAGACGCCACCCACGAATGTCGACACATTCTCCTCCAGCACCTCCACCCGGTCGGCCATCACCTCGATCGACCCCAATTTATATGCCGCCGGATTATGGGGGGGGCGGTCCGGAATCTTCGGATCGGCCTTGCAAAGCACATAGCGTGGATCTTCAAGCTCCGGCGCCCCGGCCGCCGGCGATGCCGCAGCGCACACTACGATCAAGACAGCCAGTAGCACAGAGCTTTTGGCGGCGGGAATTTGAGCGAGCGCGTGCGATATCATCCCAGTGTTCTGTAATTCAAATAAGCCAATAAACACAGTCGGCGTCGAAAACCAGATTCGTCATTCCCGCGGAAGCGGGAATCCAGCGCCGGCCTTTGCTCCGCATGGATTCCGGCTCGCGTCCGCTGCGCGGACTGGCCGGAATGACGGGTCTGTGGTGTTTCTGTGACACTCCACTAGGACTACCGGCGGCGGCGTGATGGTATGATAAATTTCAAATCGGGGCGGATCACGACACCAACCGGTGAAAATTCAGCATATACGGATGGGCGCGGCAGGCCAGGCGGGAGTCGCGGGAGGTAGACATCGGGAGTTCATGGTAAAGAGCGAGGAGGTGTTATGGCAAGTGATCCCACGGCGAAGTGGATCCTCGATCGCGCGCTGGATGCGCTCTTGGTGCATCTATGAAGTTGGTAACCTTTACCCACATGGGTGAGAGGCGCATCGGCGTCGCCTCCGGCAACTACGTCTACGCGATCGGGTCTATCCCCGGTTATCCGCGCGAGATGACGGAACTGCTCGCGGCCGGGCACGCGTTATCGGGCGATCTCGCCAACCGGCTCGAGCGTCATTGTGAACGCACCGCGCTCGCGGACATTCATCTCGAAGCGCCGCTGCTCCGGCCCCCCAAGTTTCTGGCAATCGGCTTGAATTATGCCGACCACATCACAGAGAAGGGCGGGTCGCGGCCGGCCTTCCCGACCATTTTCAACAAACAGTCTACCTGCGTGAACGGGCCCTACGACCCAATCCATAAACCGGGCGTCTCGGAGCAAGTGGATTACGAAGGCGAGCTAGGATTCGTGATCAGGAACCGCTGCCGGCACGTGCCCGCGGACCGGGCGCCGGAGGTGATAGCCGGCTATTTGGTCGTGAACGATGTGTCGGTGCGCGATTGGCAAGCGCGCTCGCCAACGCTGACGCTTGGGAAGTCGTTCGACACGCATGGACCC from Pseudomonadota bacterium includes:
- a CDS encoding peptidylprolyl isomerase, which translates into the protein MYKTASGNLNPLLQCLRQGCFAAFLLAYSACAAAAAEPLDAIIAVVNDDIVMASEINRMFERVKAELQQQRADAPPDAALRRQVLERLIVMKIQLQLAAQTGLKVDDDTLNRAVSNIASENGMPLARFREAVERDGYDFAQFREDVRHEIIISRLRQREVSNLVHVSDREIDNYLATQVQQDTIEMEYRLAHILVATPEAASEEDAEKARKKAEKLLRRVRAGEDFLRMAAKNSGDPQALDSGDLGWRKAGEVPTVFSEAVTSLREGEVSDVIGSPSGYHIIKVLGVRSGEEMTVKQTRARHILIKPSELMSSDDVLERLHKLKERIDAGDDFDDLARSHSEDKATAAKGGDLGWVSPGDLAPKFDEVMDLLSPDGISDPFETEFGWHIVQVLQRRDHDNTREALRGKARDAIRQRKIEETGQAWLRRLRDEAYVEYRFRE
- the lptD gene encoding LPS assembly protein LptD, giving the protein MISHALAQIPAAKSSVLLAVLIVVCAAASPAAGAPELEDPRYVLCKADPKIPDRPPHNPAAYKLGSIEVMADRVEVLEENVSTFVGGVSLVREQQALVADLLTYERGQAVIEAEGHLLLWDPALFWSGKYGRLDLDNDRAHLEYGEYRLLQRRGRGGARIINLDTRENVTQLKDVDYTTCSGKTPDWQLAAKRMKLDHSEDWGEAEHVVLRVRETPVFYLPYITFPISDKRKSGFLPPTVGSSSDGGFDLSTPYYWNIAPQHDATVQPRILSNRGVMLGGQYRYLLQSGEGELDFEYLPADAEFEDESRSLVAFTHEQDFARQRGHAFLTFNRVSDSEYFEDIGTNLAVTSTRYLPQRADVSYRGDYFNLRGRLHGFQTIDPTIDVLDRPYKRLPQIFFSTRLPAGDREINLDFFGEATYFDRDEGIIGSRIDLKPVISYPVHAAGGFLVPRVSLEHTQYYLENTAEADNRPNRTLPIVSLDSGLVFERDLDFAALPAVQTIEPRIFYLYIPEQDQDDLPIFDTAEYDISFGQLFRENRFSGLDRLGDANQTVVAVTSRIINRDTGWEHLRASVGQIFHFEDRRVTLPGPGQTVDTDPVSEIVAGLMTRLPNGFSARGDLYWDPNDATVQKGLIGLRYGPDPDTIVNADYRIRRRIRGVRFTEIEQTDLGFIWPLDPNWSVIGKWTYSLDTEETLEAAGGFEYESCCWGVRAVARRFLSDDTGEFDNAFFVQIELKGLAGFGRSTTSYLERSIPGYEDEF
- a CDS encoding fumarylacetoacetate hydrolase family protein, whose amino-acid sequence is MKLVTFTHMGERRIGVASGNYVYAIGSIPGYPREMTELLAAGHALSGDLANRLERHCERTALADIHLEAPLLRPPKFLAIGLNYADHITEKGGSRPAFPTIFNKQSTCVNGPYDPIHKPGVSEQVDYEGELGFVIRNRCRHVPADRAPEVIAGYLVVNDVSVRDWQARSPTLTLGKSFDTHGPIGPWIVTPDEIGDPHALDVRTYVNGEPRQAFNTRDMIWNCYRLVELLSTVFTLEPGDVVSTGTGRGVGMRRDPPSFLQPGDVVRIEIEAIGAIENRVIEEPETSLEQRPRSPCPADETT